One window of Salmo salar chromosome ssa11, Ssal_v3.1, whole genome shotgun sequence genomic DNA carries:
- the LOC106562545 gene encoding E3 ubiquitin-protein ligase TRIM8-like — MDPCQCGESGVESLAMESDRSKDKSYNFKREIWNPDLSLLTEDLFRCSVCSEVLRDPVSIPCGHSYCMQCISTYWVQPGPAGDYVCLQCSKRSRVRPVLCTNTALARLLQGLQQAGFSPALPALGYAVPGDVACDICSGQKLRAVKSCLTCTVSNCESHVRQHYTVPALQRHTLVEITGDGGHKGHQGNAERVKETETDEENGQGGCKNIKMDVKEEEKDCDEDISDLKNKNFELKKENFELKKENFELKKKISELKHDVRELSKENAALKQEATFE, encoded by the exons TGTCAATGTGGGGAGAGTGGAGTGGAGTCTCTGGCTATGGAGAGCGACAGGTCAAAGGATAAATCCTATAACTTTAAAAGAGAAATCTGGAACCCTGATCTGAG TCTGCTGACTGAGGATCTGTTCAGATGCTCTGTGTGTTCAGAGGTGCTGAGGGACCCGGTCTCCAttccctgtggacacagttactgcaTGCAGTGCATCAGCACATACTGGGTCCAGCCCGGCCCTGCAGGAGACTATGTGTGTCTCCAGTGCAGTAAGAGATCCAGAGTCCGGCCTGTGCTCTGCACTAAcacagccttggccaggttgctCCAGGGGCTCCAGCAGGCAGGCTTCAGTCCTGCCCTCCCTGCTCTGGGCTACGCTGTTCCTGGGGACGTGGCCTGTGATATCTGCTCTGGACAGAAGCTCAGAGCGGTGAAGTCCTGTCTGACCTGCACTGTTTCCAACTGTGAGAGCCACGTCAGGCAGCACTACACTGTCCCAGCACTGCAGAGACACACCCTGGTTGAGATCACTGGGGACGGGGGACACAAAGGCCACCAAGGCAACGCT GAGAGGGTTAAGGAGACTGAAACTGACGAGGAGAATGGGCAGGGTGGTTGTAAAAACATTAAGATGGACGTTAAAGAGGAGGAAaaagattgtgatgaagacattTCTGATCTAAAAAATAAGAACTTTGAGCTGAAGAAGGAGAACTTTGAGCTGAAGAAGGAGAACTTTGAGCTGAAGAAGAAAATCTCTGAGCTTAAACATGATGTTCGTGAACTCAGTAAGGAGAATGCTGCGTTAAAACAAGAGGCAACATTTGAGTAA